The following are encoded in a window of Bacteroidia bacterium genomic DNA:
- a CDS encoding polymer-forming cytoskeletal protein — translation MFGKEKNGIGKRTSDAIGKINLIGSGTSIEGEVKTDSDIRIDGTVKGNIHSQAKVVIGENGNIHGDIHCQEADIHGNISGNIFAAQLLHLKAPAKVRGDMHTKKLVVEAGAEFNGQSHMGDVSADIHAARSEKGRENGQRPTRTTAEKVAVS, via the coding sequence ATGTTTGGAAAAGAGAAAAACGGAATAGGAAAAAGAACCTCAGATGCTATCGGCAAGATTAACCTGATCGGAAGTGGAACCAGCATAGAGGGTGAGGTTAAGACGGACAGCGATATCCGGATAGATGGAACAGTAAAAGGAAATATTCATTCGCAGGCAAAAGTGGTGATTGGCGAGAATGGCAATATACATGGCGACATCCATTGCCAGGAAGCAGATATCCACGGCAACATTTCAGGCAATATCTTCGCAGCCCAGCTTCTGCACCTGAAAGCTCCCGCCAAAGTAAGAGGTGACATGCATACCAAGAAGTTGGTGGTAGAAGCCGGAGCAGAATTTAATGGCCAAAGTCACATGGGAGATGTTTCAGCAGATATACATGCCGCGCGCAGTGAAAAAGGAAGAGAAAACGGACAAAGACCAACAAGAACGACAGCCGAAAAAGTCGCTGTCTCCTAG
- a CDS encoding M23 family metallopeptidase, which yields MKKNSSKYFKKLTNRYRIVILNEKTFEEKTAFALTPLNTLTLFSITFLIFFFMVYGLIAYTPLREYIPGYSQFRNTEEFAELIMKADSMENQLYTTEIYLANLKRIITGTIGETAEDSAELAKPITKVRSEYFKTSREDSLLRDEIENADNYSLSYSSQASSKEKASNILFYPPVKGFISDRFNAATRHYAVDIVAEPKLGIKATMDGTVIFADWSVNTGHVIVLQHANNLISVYKHNSELFKKVGNFVRAGEVIAIIGESGELTTGPHLHFELWQNGHPMDPEKHIVF from the coding sequence ATGAAGAAGAATAGTTCTAAATACTTCAAAAAACTTACCAACAGGTATAGGATCGTCATCCTCAACGAGAAGACGTTTGAAGAGAAAACAGCCTTTGCGCTGACACCTCTCAATACACTGACCCTTTTTAGCATTACTTTCCTCATCTTCTTTTTTATGGTATATGGGCTCATTGCTTACACGCCCCTCCGGGAATATATACCCGGATATTCTCAGTTCAGGAATACTGAGGAGTTTGCCGAACTGATCATGAAAGCCGATTCTATGGAGAATCAGCTTTATACCACGGAAATTTACCTGGCCAATCTTAAGCGTATTATCACGGGCACTATTGGCGAAACTGCGGAAGATTCCGCTGAATTAGCAAAGCCCATAACCAAAGTAAGGAGCGAATATTTTAAAACTTCCCGTGAAGATTCATTGCTGAGAGACGAGATAGAGAATGCTGATAACTACAGCCTTAGCTATTCCAGCCAGGCTTCATCCAAAGAAAAAGCCTCCAATATTCTGTTCTATCCTCCCGTGAAAGGATTCATTTCTGACCGCTTTAACGCTGCCACCCGCCATTATGCTGTAGACATTGTGGCAGAACCTAAACTTGGAATTAAGGCTACTATGGATGGAACTGTGATATTTGCTGATTGGTCAGTGAATACCGGACACGTAATTGTACTTCAACACGCAAATAATCTCATCTCGGTCTATAAACACAATTCAGAGTTATTTAAAAAAGTAGGTAACTTCGTCCGTGCAGGTGAGGTAATTGCAATTATCGGGGAATCAGGGGAGCTAACCACAGGGCCCCATCTCCATTTTGAACTGTGGCAGAACGGTCATCCAATGGACCCTGAGAAGCACATTGTTTTTTAA
- a CDS encoding transglycosylase domain-containing protein: MTASKKKPGNAKTNYSRSILGFWIILTGGLLSIVLLYFAISWGVFGPLPDPQELENPQTPEASIVFSSDGKILGKYYKENRTPIDYDRLGENLENALVATEDARFKSHSGIDFRGLARVFFKTVVLQQNAGGGSTITQQLAKNLFHEKPRSMIGRIKQKLKEWVIATELERRYTKEEIITMYFNTVDFGSNTYGIRSAAKTFFNKAPDSLTVPEAAILVGVLKATTYYSPVSNPENSRLRRNVVMKQMNKYGYITQEEYDSLKKTTIELNYQVESHSRGLATYFREHLRGELGKWARERGFDLYRDGLQIYTTIDSRMQQYAEEAVKEHLPVLQGQFYSKWEDIPISKADEEKILTDGIRRSDRYWQLKNANPEYTMDDIKEIFSKPVEMKVFSWRGEIDTTMSPLDSVKYHKMFFHPGMMAMDQPTGQIKAWVGGIDYKYFQYDHVNIQAKRQVGSTFKPFVYTAGIVVNKYSPCMEVPNQRVTFEDFKNWSPKNSDGEYGGMYSLKAGLAKSVNTITAWVMKRVGPEQVAKFAHYMGIESEIPPYPSIALGTPDISVFEMVGAYNTFGNKGSWVQPNYLTHISDKNGNEIASFQPRIVEVLDEGYNYVMLELLKGVTQYGTGLRLRGSKYNMRQEIAGKTGTTQNNSDGWFIGVVPELTAGVWVGAEDRAVHFRSTALGQGANMALPIWALFINKVNADPILKMTKTEFDRPEEDLPVEINCSLYKKDQMQDGLGRDDLLGFP; this comes from the coding sequence ATGACCGCTTCCAAAAAAAAACCGGGCAATGCCAAAACCAATTATAGCCGATCCATTCTCGGCTTTTGGATAATTTTAACTGGAGGTCTGTTAAGCATAGTCCTGTTATACTTTGCAATTAGCTGGGGAGTGTTTGGCCCTCTGCCAGACCCTCAGGAGCTTGAGAACCCGCAAACTCCGGAAGCCTCCATCGTATTCTCCTCTGACGGAAAAATTCTCGGAAAATATTACAAGGAAAACCGGACACCGATTGATTATGACCGCTTGGGTGAAAACCTTGAAAATGCTCTCGTGGCCACTGAAGATGCAAGGTTTAAGAGCCACTCTGGTATTGATTTCAGAGGGCTGGCCCGTGTATTTTTTAAAACCGTGGTTTTACAGCAAAATGCCGGAGGTGGGAGCACAATTACGCAACAGCTTGCCAAGAATTTATTCCATGAAAAACCGCGAAGCATGATAGGGCGGATAAAGCAAAAGCTGAAGGAATGGGTGATTGCTACTGAACTCGAGAGACGCTATACCAAGGAAGAGATTATAACGATGTATTTTAATACCGTGGACTTTGGAAGCAACACTTACGGTATTCGCTCGGCAGCAAAGACTTTCTTTAATAAAGCGCCTGATTCCCTGACCGTTCCTGAAGCGGCTATTCTTGTCGGAGTGCTGAAGGCTACAACATACTATTCGCCCGTGAGCAATCCTGAAAACTCCCGGTTGCGCAGAAATGTGGTGATGAAGCAGATGAATAAATACGGCTACATCACCCAGGAAGAATATGATTCGCTAAAGAAAACAACCATAGAACTTAACTACCAGGTAGAAAGCCACAGCAGGGGCCTCGCAACTTATTTCCGCGAACACCTGCGCGGTGAACTCGGCAAATGGGCGCGTGAACGCGGTTTTGATCTGTACCGGGATGGCTTGCAGATTTACACCACGATTGACAGCAGAATGCAGCAATATGCCGAAGAAGCGGTGAAGGAACATCTGCCCGTTCTGCAGGGCCAGTTTTACAGCAAATGGGAAGATATTCCAATTTCAAAAGCTGATGAGGAAAAAATTCTCACAGATGGCATCAGGCGCTCCGATCGCTATTGGCAGCTAAAAAATGCCAATCCCGAATATACCATGGATGACATTAAGGAAATTTTCAGCAAACCGGTGGAAATGAAGGTCTTTAGCTGGCGCGGAGAAATTGACACCACGATGTCTCCCCTGGACTCAGTGAAGTATCATAAGATGTTCTTCCATCCCGGAATGATGGCAATGGACCAACCCACAGGCCAGATCAAAGCATGGGTAGGCGGTATTGATTACAAATATTTTCAGTACGACCACGTCAACATCCAGGCGAAGCGCCAGGTAGGTTCCACCTTTAAGCCCTTTGTGTATACCGCAGGAATTGTCGTCAATAAATATTCTCCATGCATGGAGGTGCCTAACCAGCGCGTAACGTTTGAAGATTTTAAGAATTGGAGCCCGAAAAATTCGGATGGCGAATATGGCGGAATGTATTCATTGAAAGCCGGATTGGCAAAATCAGTAAATACCATTACTGCCTGGGTAATGAAAAGAGTAGGACCGGAACAGGTAGCCAAATTTGCGCACTACATGGGCATTGAGAGTGAAATTCCACCTTACCCTTCTATTGCCCTGGGGACGCCTGATATTTCGGTATTTGAAATGGTAGGTGCATACAACACGTTTGGAAATAAAGGTTCCTGGGTGCAGCCCAACTACCTCACCCATATCTCGGATAAGAACGGAAATGAGATTGCCAGCTTTCAGCCGCGCATCGTAGAGGTTTTAGACGAGGGATATAATTACGTGATGCTGGAATTGCTGAAGGGCGTAACGCAATATGGTACAGGACTGCGGCTTCGTGGCAGCAAGTACAATATGAGGCAGGAAATTGCAGGCAAAACCGGCACAACGCAAAATAACTCTGACGGATGGTTTATCGGAGTGGTGCCAGAGCTGACTGCCGGAGTATGGGTGGGAGCTGAAGACCGTGCAGTTCACTTTCGCAGCACTGCACTAGGCCAGGGGGCGAATATGGCGCTTCCCATTTGGGCGCTGTTCATCAATAAGGTAAATGCCGATCCCATACTTAAAATGACCAAAACGGAATTTGACCGCCCGGAAGAAGACCTCCCCGTAGAGATCAACTGCAGTCTCTATAAAAAAGACCAGATGCAGGATGGCCTGGGCCGTGATGATCTTCTTGGATTCCCTTAA
- a CDS encoding sigma-70 family RNA polymerase sigma factor, which translates to METKIKKVCEPVAPAFLLYEEALKGFLLNKTKDADLAGEILRQVLLKVYNNCEKLAEVQNVKAWLFQITRNALYDYYKEQQKTTDIEAMHEEDEPEMDAPEEEIKECIKPLMRLLPDKYYQPLKMYDLEGIPQKEIAEKLGLSHGAVRVQIKRGREKLRELFLECCDLEMDSRGRVVAMEVKDSCKPLKGKC; encoded by the coding sequence ATGGAGACGAAAATAAAGAAGGTGTGCGAGCCTGTTGCGCCAGCGTTCTTGCTGTATGAGGAGGCGCTGAAAGGCTTCCTTTTAAATAAAACCAAAGATGCAGACCTGGCCGGAGAAATTCTCCGGCAGGTGCTGCTGAAGGTTTATAACAATTGTGAGAAGCTGGCCGAAGTGCAGAACGTAAAAGCGTGGCTTTTCCAGATCACACGAAACGCGCTGTATGACTATTATAAAGAACAGCAAAAAACCACGGATATTGAGGCCATGCATGAGGAGGACGAGCCGGAAATGGATGCTCCTGAAGAGGAGATTAAGGAATGCATAAAGCCGCTAATGCGGTTGCTGCCGGATAAATATTACCAGCCCCTGAAAATGTATGATCTGGAAGGCATTCCTCAAAAGGAAATCGCTGAAAAGCTTGGACTTTCCCACGGGGCCGTGCGGGTGCAAATAAAGCGCGGCCGTGAAAAGCTTCGTGAACTCTTCCTGGAATGTTGCGATTTGGAAATGGACAGCCGGGGAAGGGTAGTGGCGATGGAGGTAAAGGATAGCTGCAAGCCTCTGAAGGGGAAATGTTAG
- a CDS encoding helix-turn-helix domain-containing protein, which yields MKHISILIPNGHTSLVNIEGTHQIFSHVNEFMSHAGNAPLFKVQLVGLAREARQSTGLFTVNPDVLFDEVRKTNLIIIPAIHGDKQKAIEDNRAFIPWIIEQYKKGAEVASFCIGAFFLASTGLVNGRQCATHWAEANTFRMMFPEVNLVDDRIMTEEDGIYTSGGAYSYLNLLLYLIEKHAGREIAILIAKSFMIDIDRHSQSPFIIFQGQKAHEDEEVKKAQEFIEKNYQDKITVDRLTEILALGRRSLERRFKKATSNTLSEYIQRVKMEAAKKEFESSRKNINEIMYEVGYSDPKAFRTVFRKITGLSPLEYRNKYNKESVAV from the coding sequence ATGAAACATATATCTATTCTGATTCCGAACGGGCATACCAGCCTCGTAAATATCGAGGGCACGCACCAGATCTTTTCTCATGTCAATGAATTCATGAGCCATGCAGGGAATGCTCCTCTTTTCAAGGTACAACTTGTAGGACTTGCCCGGGAGGCGAGGCAGTCCACAGGCCTGTTTACCGTAAACCCGGACGTATTATTTGATGAAGTACGGAAAACCAACCTGATCATCATTCCGGCAATTCATGGAGACAAGCAGAAAGCCATCGAGGATAACCGGGCCTTTATTCCCTGGATCATAGAACAATATAAAAAAGGAGCGGAAGTAGCCAGCTTTTGCATCGGGGCGTTTTTCCTGGCTTCAACCGGTTTAGTAAATGGCAGGCAATGCGCAACGCATTGGGCAGAAGCCAATACCTTCAGAATGATGTTTCCGGAGGTGAACCTGGTGGATGACAGGATCATGACGGAGGAAGATGGAATATATACCAGCGGTGGCGCTTATTCTTATCTGAATCTTCTGCTTTACCTCATTGAGAAACACGCTGGAAGAGAAATCGCCATTCTCATTGCAAAATCATTTATGATAGATATTGACCGTCATAGCCAGTCACCCTTCATCATATTCCAAGGCCAAAAAGCGCATGAGGATGAGGAAGTGAAAAAAGCCCAGGAGTTCATAGAGAAAAATTATCAGGACAAGATTACGGTAGACCGGCTGACCGAAATACTGGCACTGGGCCGCAGAAGCCTGGAACGCAGATTCAAGAAAGCCACCAGCAACACGCTTTCTGAATATATTCAGCGGGTGAAAATGGAAGCGGCCAAAAAGGAATTCGAATCCAGCCGCAAGAACATCAATGAAATCATGTATGAGGTAGGCTATTCTGACCCCAAAGCGTTCAGAACGGTATTCAGAAAGATCACCGGCCTTTCACCGCTCGAATATCGCAACAAGTATAATAAAGAATCCGTGGCAGTTTGA
- a CDS encoding tetratricopeptide repeat protein, with protein MILNFFRRAILLLIAASLLSLSGCAALKGSKVDKAWQNVNAKFNGYFNARQLYSATEQNLNQNQEDDFSRILPVYKYGKEEDAKAAASNLDLVITKASSVIDKRPLSNYLDNSYFLIGKSYFLKQDYYAGIEIFQYVVSKYKRTELAYRSTLWIAKSYMELDQPEEAQAILSLVRSEKRYPEDVKMERDLTMAAINIDIGNYNSAIKPLQDAIPKVKKKQPKLRYKFILAQLLENAGKTDSANLLYREIIRKNPPYEIAFNARVNLARSVDVKSIAEANQVKKLLLKMLKDDKNIQFLDQIYFELGNLAMRQGNKEEAIGFYSQSARASTDNQNQKTLSYLTLADIYFKDKEFRFAKAYYDSASLTITEEYPDHEQVKLKKEVLDELVTNLLVVEREDSLQHLAGLSEEDLSEYIDSLIQARKLEKERLEALGEEESDYRSSGIPEFDDPINPLQGSEAGSSGFPLYNPSAMAVGYNEFQRKWGPRPLEDNWRRSKKAATMTTIEEEEDTVEATEDLASREGVDAEILENIPKEQQQYYLDIPLNPVQMNASDNRITESLFTVGNIYFEQLKDYEQAILVYNDLLERYPENRYALDVYYNLYKLYVETGDEQNANKYKKIIIDKFPESQYAMLLENPDAFMREFGSSNKDEELEADYQRAYDVYKLGDCDQLNKMAMAANAKYSLNYLKPKYDYLEVLCKGKSQDEEEFISNLQGIVDQYQNDRVSDHAQNVIRYLKAQGDTASASVSAIGSEGETDPGVYADNNKGNFYYMVSFPIEGGNIENIKSRFSDYNSKYFKIASLQVNSFLLDRETQVLLVKQFSNRDKAEKYFTGVTNDAEFRKSLKINSPEDFIISEANFKEVIKTKDLNSYLKFFRNQFKL; from the coding sequence TTGATCCTTAATTTCTTCAGAAGAGCAATTCTGCTTCTTATTGCTGCCTCCTTACTTTCGCTTAGCGGCTGTGCTGCACTGAAAGGCTCCAAAGTGGATAAGGCATGGCAGAATGTAAATGCCAAATTCAATGGCTATTTTAACGCCCGGCAGTTATATTCCGCGACTGAACAAAATCTAAACCAGAATCAGGAAGATGATTTCAGCCGCATTTTACCGGTATATAAATATGGAAAAGAGGAGGACGCTAAGGCTGCTGCCTCTAATCTGGATCTTGTCATCACAAAGGCATCATCGGTAATTGATAAAAGACCGCTGAGCAACTACCTGGATAACAGCTATTTTCTTATCGGCAAATCCTATTTTCTTAAACAAGATTATTACGCAGGGATTGAGATCTTTCAATATGTCGTCTCTAAATACAAAAGAACTGAATTGGCCTACCGCTCTACGTTGTGGATTGCCAAAAGTTATATGGAACTCGACCAGCCGGAGGAGGCACAGGCAATCCTCTCTCTGGTGCGAAGCGAAAAAAGGTATCCGGAGGATGTGAAGATGGAAAGGGATCTGACGATGGCGGCCATTAATATTGATATTGGAAATTATAACAGTGCCATTAAGCCGCTGCAGGATGCTATCCCCAAAGTGAAGAAGAAGCAACCTAAATTGCGGTACAAGTTCATCCTTGCCCAGTTGCTTGAAAATGCAGGAAAAACTGATTCGGCCAACCTGCTATACCGTGAAATTATCCGCAAAAATCCACCTTATGAAATCGCATTTAATGCCCGTGTAAACCTGGCCCGCTCTGTAGATGTAAAAAGTATCGCTGAAGCCAATCAGGTAAAAAAGCTTCTGTTAAAAATGTTGAAGGATGACAAGAACATCCAGTTCCTGGATCAGATCTATTTTGAACTGGGAAATCTCGCCATGAGGCAGGGCAACAAAGAGGAAGCTATTGGCTTTTACAGCCAGAGCGCCCGGGCCAGTACCGATAACCAAAATCAGAAAACGCTCAGCTACCTCACGCTGGCGGATATTTATTTTAAGGATAAAGAATTTCGTTTTGCCAAAGCATATTATGACAGTGCAAGCCTTACCATTACCGAGGAATATCCCGATCATGAGCAGGTAAAGCTCAAAAAAGAAGTATTGGATGAATTGGTAACAAATTTATTAGTCGTGGAAAGAGAAGACAGCCTGCAACATCTGGCCGGGCTTTCTGAGGAGGATTTATCTGAATACATTGACAGCCTCATCCAGGCAAGGAAGCTTGAAAAAGAGAGACTGGAAGCCCTGGGCGAGGAAGAATCAGATTATCGTTCCTCTGGGATACCGGAGTTTGATGATCCTATTAATCCTTTGCAGGGTTCAGAGGCCGGCTCATCAGGGTTTCCGTTGTACAATCCCAGTGCAATGGCGGTGGGCTATAACGAGTTTCAGCGGAAGTGGGGTCCCCGGCCGTTGGAGGACAACTGGCGCAGGAGTAAAAAAGCCGCAACCATGACTACCATTGAAGAAGAGGAAGACACCGTGGAGGCTACAGAAGATCTGGCATCCCGGGAAGGCGTAGATGCCGAAATACTGGAAAACATCCCGAAGGAACAACAGCAATATTATCTGGATATTCCCCTGAACCCGGTGCAGATGAATGCCTCTGACAATCGCATTACTGAATCTTTATTTACCGTAGGAAATATTTATTTCGAGCAGCTAAAGGATTACGAGCAGGCGATATTGGTTTATAATGACTTATTGGAACGCTATCCCGAAAACAGATATGCATTAGATGTATACTATAATCTATATAAGCTCTATGTAGAAACCGGTGATGAGCAAAATGCCAATAAATACAAAAAGATAATCATTGATAAATTTCCTGAAAGCCAATATGCGATGCTGCTGGAAAACCCTGATGCTTTTATGAGGGAATTCGGATCTTCCAATAAAGATGAAGAACTGGAAGCCGACTACCAGCGGGCGTACGATGTATATAAGCTTGGCGATTGTGACCAGTTGAATAAGATGGCGATGGCCGCCAATGCCAAGTATTCCCTGAACTACCTGAAACCTAAGTACGACTATCTGGAGGTATTGTGCAAGGGCAAATCGCAGGATGAGGAAGAGTTCATCAGCAATCTTCAGGGAATTGTAGACCAGTATCAAAACGACCGGGTGAGCGATCATGCGCAGAACGTGATCCGCTACCTGAAGGCACAAGGCGATACAGCTTCTGCCTCCGTATCTGCGATTGGCTCTGAGGGAGAAACGGATCCTGGCGTATATGCCGATAACAACAAAGGAAATTTTTATTATATGGTATCCTTCCCGATTGAAGGGGGAAATATCGAAAATATCAAGAGCCGCTTTTCTGACTATAACTCCAAGTATTTCAAGATCGCCAGCCTCCAGGTAAATTCCTTTTTACTGGATCGTGAAACACAGGTGTTGCTGGTAAAACAATTCAGCAACCGGGATAAGGCAGAAAAATACTTTACCGGGGTAACCAATGATGCTGAATTCAGAAAGTCCTTAAAAATAAATTCCCCGGAAGACTTCATCATTTCTGAAGCAAATTTCAAAGAAGTGATAAAAACTAAGGATCTTAATTCTTATTTAAAATTCTTCCGGAACCAGTTTAAACTCTAA
- a CDS encoding VOC family protein gives MLDKSTAFSSFSVDDLKKAREFYEKKLGLEVTSNEMGLLEIGLKGNNIMVYPKPNHIPATYTILNFMVENIDKAVDELAGKGIVFEQYEGEIKTDEKGISREGGPPMIAWFKDPAGNILSVISEE, from the coding sequence ATGTTAGACAAATCAACAGCATTCAGCAGTTTTTCAGTGGATGACCTTAAAAAAGCAAGGGAGTTCTATGAAAAAAAATTAGGCCTGGAAGTAACGAGCAATGAGATGGGACTTCTGGAAATTGGCCTGAAAGGAAATAATATAATGGTCTATCCCAAGCCGAATCACATTCCGGCTACTTACACCATTCTGAATTTTATGGTGGAAAATATTGACAAAGCGGTGGATGAACTGGCCGGCAAAGGAATCGTGTTTGAGCAATATGAGGGCGAAATAAAGACGGATGAAAAGGGCATTTCGAGGGAAGGCGGGCCACCGATGATTGCCTGGTTTAAAGATCCTGCAGGGAACATTCTCTCAGTGATATCCGAAGAATAA